A stretch of DNA from Ovis aries strain OAR_USU_Benz2616 breed Rambouillet chromosome 14, ARS-UI_Ramb_v3.0, whole genome shotgun sequence:
TCTGTGATGTACAATTATGTTCCAGTTTTGGAaaaaagatttattatattcACTGCACTCGTAAGACTTTTCTTCGGTGTGGATTTTCCTATGGATATGTAGAAGCTGTCTCTGGCTAAAGGATTACCAACATTTAAGCCCTTTCAGAagtgtgaactctctgatgacgATGAAGGCCTGACTTATCAGTAAAACACTTTCCACATTCTCTGCACTCATAAGGCTTTTCTCcactgtgaactctctgatgCCGATGAAGACGTGACCTATCAATAAAACATTTTCCACATTCAATGCACTCATAAGGTCTTTCTCCACTGTGAACACTCTGATGATTCTGGAGGCCTCTGTTAACAATaaaagatttcccacattcactgcactgATAGGGCCTTTCTCCGCTGTGAACTCTCTGATGGTACCGGAGaccacttgaaaaaataaaacatttcccaCATTCGCTGCACTCATAGGGCCTTTCTCcactgtgaactctctgatgataCTGAAGACCTCTCTTATCAATGTAacatttcccacattcactgcactcatAAGGCCTTTCTCCAGAATGAACTCGCTGATGATAATGGAGGTCAGATTTAGCGATaaaagatttcccacattcactgcacctGTAGGGCCTCTCGCcactgtgaactctctgatgataCTGGAGGCCACGCAGAGCAACAAAAGACTttccacattcactgcactcatAAGGCCGTTCACcagtgtgaactctctgatggTCAATTAACCTCCCCTTTTGGATGAAAGATTTACCACATTCTTTGCATTTataaggcttttctccagtgtggATTTTTCTATGGATTCTGAGGTACCTCCTTTGGCTAAATGACTTTCCACATTCAGGACAGCCATATAGCGTTCCTCCAGAGTTAAATCTCTGACCTGCAAGGAAGCCAGATTTGTGGGCAAAAAATTTTCCAGAATGGCTGCATTCATAAGACCTTTCTATGGCATGAACTTCCTCGTGCTGAATAAGGCTATTTCTTTGGGTGCAGGCTTTCCTACATTTGCTGAACTCACAAAATCCTTCACCAGTGATGGCTTCTTCATCCTGAACAAGTATATCTGTGGGGTTAGAGACCATCTTGCCTTCTCCCCAGCTCTGATGACTTTTTccactgtgaaaaacagcatCATACTCCTTACTGTTGTTTCGTGTCATCCTGGTATTAGTGTCTTGTTTCTGAACTCCCATGTTGGCCAGGAAGTCATTTCCAATCTCCATGTTGGTAGACAGGTTCCTTGCTGCATGGATCATACAGCTTTTCAAATACGCAGGTCTTCCCATATGACACTGGCAGAATTTCACTCCAATGTGCTGCTGAACATTGGCAGTAAAATAGAATTGTTTCCCACATGCCCCACACGTGTATTCTTTCTGCTCCCTATTTGTTCCTTGCTCTTCAGCTAAATGCAAAATGTCTCTCAAGACTGGGACACATATCTTACAGGGCTGGGTATTCTCAGGAGACAATTCTGCCCTGGGAGTCCTAATCTGTGATGCTCTCTCTGCAGATACATTCTGTTCAGAACATGTCTCTGCATCCTGGACTCCACAAGAACCTGAAAACAAACAGGTTGACTTTATTGGAGGGAATGACATCATCACAACTGTACATCTGATACATGAAAGAGGCAGTCCACGGAATCGTGTTCAGGACATGAACTGGGATTAAACTGAAGAAGCAGCTGGTCTCACTATGTCCAGGACACAAGGATTGGATGTGGCTCTCACAGCcaagtggttaagacactgcactgccaatgcagggagtgcaagttcaatccctgaccatggaactaagatcccacatgtctcacagccaaatagaagaggaaaagataaaaaaaaaaaagaaatagttactATAGTAATATCAAAGCTGACTTAACATAAACAAAGTCATCAGGGATAAAGAGAATAACACaatgataaaggggtcaatttttcagatttcaaaatAATCCTTAACATTTATGTACCTAACAATAGAATATTTAAATGTGAAGCAAAACAGACCTACAAGTAGAAACAGATATAATAGTTGGAGACTataatagttggagacttcaTTCAACACTGCTCTACCAGAAATGAGCAGATTCAGCAAACAGAAAATCTGTAAAGATGCTGTTGAACTGAAAAGTACCATCATCAATCAACTGGATGTAAGGATACCTAAAGACTACTAGTATACTCCATCCAAAATCAGAACAATAGTCTATTCATGCTGACAAAAAACATTCACAAGATAGACCACATCCTAGGTCAGAAAACATACCTTAACAAATTTGAAACAACTGAAATCATACAATGTCTTTTCTCAGAGCACAGCGGAATTATAACAAAAATCAGTAAcacagttgggaagatcccctggaaaagagaaaggctacccactccagtactctggcctggagaattccatggactgtatagtccatggggtcacaaagagttggacatgactgaccgattttcaaaaaaaaaaaaaagtaatgcaaaGATAGcttaaaaaaatccccaaattttGAGAATTAAACTATAGACTTTCAAATAAAACATTGAGAATTAAACTATAGACTTTCAAATAAAACATAGGTCAAAGAAGAAGTcccaaaaaagaaatcttaagaaaacttttaattagaactggacatggaacaagagactggttccaaacaggaaaaggagtacgtcaaggctgtatattgtcaccctgcttatttaacttttatgcagagtacatcatgagaaacactgggctggaagaagcacaagctagaatcaagattgccggaagaaatatcaataacctcagatatgcagaggacaccactcattgcagaaagcgaagaagaactaaagagcctcttgatgaaagtgaaagaggagagtgaaaaggttggcttaaagctcaacattcagaaaactacgatcaCTGCAcctggtcttatcacttcatggcaaacagatggggaaacagtggcaacagtggctgactttatttttccaaaatcactgcagatggtgactgcagccatgaaattaaaagacgcttactccttggaagggaagttatgatcaacctagacagcatattaaaaagcagagacattactttgtcaacaaaggtccatctagtcaaggctatggtttttccagtagtcatgtatggatgagagagttgaactataaagaaagctgagcactgaagaattaatgcttttgaactgtagtgttggaggagactcttcagagtcccttggactgcaaggagatccaaccagtccatcctaagatcagtcctgggtgttcattggaaggactgatattgaagctggaaactccaatactttggccacctgatgtgaagagctgactcatttgaaaagaccctgatgctgggaaagattgatggcaggagaaggggacgacacaagatgagatggttggatggcatcaccgcctcaatggacatgagtttgggtaaactccgggagttgatgatggacagggaggcctggcgtgctatgattcatgggtcacaaagagttggacatgactgagcaactgaactgaactgaagaaaactttttaagtattttcaaataaacaCAACATTTATCAAAATAAGTGAAAGTAGTGTTTATAAGGCAATTTATAGCACTGAATGAACATATTGCAAAAGGAGACCTAAAATCAATTATCTGTGCTTTTACCTTATGAAACTACTATATAGAGAAATCAACAAAGCTCCAAAAAACCTTGTTATTTAAAATGGCCAATAATATAAAAAGGATTCTAGTCAGTGTGAAAATGAGGCAGTAGACAAATTAATaatatcaaaaatgaaagaaaaggggggaaaaaatgaaagaggagggacATTcttggtggtccattggctaagactcctAACTCTCAAAGCAAGGggcccagattccatccctggtcagggaactagatatcacatgctgcatctaagagttcacatgcctcaactaaaagaTCCACATGCTATGAAATATCAGTAAATTGaatcaaaaactaaaaaatatatatatatgtatatatatatatatatatatatatacacacacacacacacaccatgatcaaCTGGGATTACTGCAAGGTACACAAGGATAATGTAACATTCAAAAACCAATAAACAGAATCCATGtcaagaattccctggcagtccagtggttacgaatccataagatccctggtccaggaagattccacatgccacagggcaactaaaccctcAGGCCACAAGTACTGAAACCAAGCTGTAAACCTTGCTCACCAAACTAGAGAAAAtcctcccagcaacaaagacccaatgcatccaaaaaattaaaaaaaaaattctaaaaacaaaacaaaagcaacaaaaaaagacaacctaaaaactgggagaaaatattttcaaatgatgtaagtcagaaagagacaaataccattTGATTTCACTTCTTTATGGAATCTGAAATATAGCactatatatctacatataaacatacaggaaacagaaacagactcaggaatagagaacaaacttatgtcTGCCAAGTGAGAGGGAAGTAAgtgagggaaggattgggagcatagtgttagcagatgcaaaccagtAAACATGGcatggataaacaaggtcttgATGTCATAttacaggaaactatattcagtacctgtgataaactgtaaggaaaaaaaaaaaaaaactgtaagggAAACGaataaggaatatatatatatatatatatatatatatatgtatgtctgtgtgtctgtgtgtatgtgtgtgtattaaaaaaaacttagtAGCTATGCTGTGcagcaaaaattaacataaaGTTGAAAACTgaacagaatattttaataaaattataaaaacaaaaaaacaaaaagactactGACCCTGAATCCTCAGCTGCAAATTTGGGGATACAGGTGTTCTGGCACTGAGGTTGCTCTCTTCCTAGCTATACTAACTACAGGACATAACTCAGCTTTTTGAAGAAGTAGTCCCCATGGTTCATTTGTGAGAAGAACATACTTGCCccaggggaaaaggagaaaggcagAGCCTAGCTCTGAGGAGTGAGATGGGTGTGTAGGCCTTACCCAGCATGCACACAAGTGCAAAGTTCTCCAGCATGACATCAAGGTACAGGCGTATTTGAACCTCATCAAGAAGACACCATTCATTCCAGGAGAAGTACACAGCCACATCCTCAAAGGTCACACTGTCCTGGTACAATAGGGACaaataaaacaatgaacaaaCTCACTCCCAAAAAACCACCATCCAACTTCTTCGCACATCTCCCCCACTGCCAGGTCAGATGGGGCCTCCTGAAACCTGGAGTTAAAAAAACACCTCCCTCCTTTGACCCGACCCTCCCATTGGCTCCAGAAAACACAGGTAGTCCTTTCAAGCCAAAATCCTGCTCTTCCCTATGTTTATTCCcaccaggagaaa
This window harbors:
- the LOC101116597 gene encoding zinc finger protein 211-like isoform X3, which gives rise to MAAASPPAPPQDSVTFEDVAVYFSWNEWCLLDEVQIRLYLDVMLENFALVCMLGSCGVQDAETCSEQNVSAERASQIRTPRAELSPENTQPCKICVPVLRDILHLAEEQGTNREQKEYTCGACGKQFYFTANVQQHIGVKFCQCHMGRPAYLKSCMIHAARNLSTNMEIGNDFLANMGVQKQDTNTRMTRNNSKEYDAVFHSGKSHQSWGEGKMVSNPTDILVQDEEAITGEGFCEFSKCRKACTQRNSLIQHEEVHAIERSYECSHSGKFFAHKSGFLAGQRFNSGGTLYGCPECGKSFSQRRYLRIHRKIHTGEKPYKCKECGKSFIQKGRLIDHQRVHTGERPYECSECGKSFVALRGLQYHQRVHSGERPYRCSECGKSFIAKSDLHYHQRVHSGERPYECSECGKCYIDKRGLQYHQRVHSGERPYECSECGKCFIFSSGLRYHQRVHSGERPYQCSECGKSFIVNRGLQNHQSVHSGERPYECIECGKCFIDRSRLHRHQRVHSGEKPYECRECGKCFTDKSGLHRHQRVHTSERA